In a single window of the Esox lucius isolate fEsoLuc1 chromosome 22, fEsoLuc1.pri, whole genome shotgun sequence genome:
- the pknox1.2 gene encoding homeobox protein PKNOX1 isoform X2 → MMEAQSASLDEYPEVDQVLVQMRVGAQADAESDPEQSLTEGGAGSPSAPQPQTPMDTDKQAIYRHPLFPLLALLFEKCEQSTQSSDCVSSASFNVDIENFVRSQKKEGKGFFCDDPDVDNLMVKAIQVLRIHLLELEKVSDLCKDFCSRYIACLRTKMNSETLLSAGDTDSPCSPVQIQTSSPLTGTLSPQGLVMSASALQQGNVTLTTVNSAGQVVAGGTVYQPITVVTPQGQVVGQAISPQTIRINNTQLQVQLNQDLSNFFTQEDSSSKSNKRGVLPKSATNIMRTWLFQHIGHPYPTEDEKKQLAIQTNLTLLQVNNWFINARRRILQPMMDSSASDTTKSRKRTPQSRPTQRFWPMANNMDSADVGQEVAMDNDVTMVTMGMSVDELQTLTSDSATLAMQQVMMGGHSEEEEGESEEEEEDEDEEDEMAGLE, encoded by the exons ATGATGGAAGCCCAGTCGGCATCTCTAGATGAGTACCCAGAGGTGGATCAG GTCTTGGTGCAGATGCGGGTGGGAGCGCAGGCGGACGCAGAGAGCGATCCGGAGCAGAGCCTGACGGAGGGGGGAGCAGGCAGTCCCTCGGCCCCACAACCCCAGACGCCCATGGACACGGACAAGCAGGCCATCTACAG GCACCCTCTATTTCCGCTGCTAGCCTTGCTCTTTGAGAAGTGTGAGCAGTCGACTCAGAGCTCAGATTGCGTCAGCTCTGCCAGCTTCAACGTAGACATTGAGAACTTTGTCCGCAGCCAGAAGAAAGAGGGCAAGGGCTTCTTCTGCGATGACCCGGACGTTGACAACCTG ATGGTGAAGGCCATCCAGGTGCTTCGCATCCATCTGCTGGAGCTGGAGAAGGTTAGCGACCTGTGCAAGGACTTCTGTAGCCGCTACATTGCCTGCCTTCGCACAAAGATGAACAGCGAGACCCTGCTTAGTGCAGGAGATACTGATAGCCCATGTTCCCCAGTCCAGATTCAG ACTTCCAGCCCTCTCACAGGAACCCTCAGCCCCCAGGGCCTTGTGATGTCTGCCTCCGCCCTGCAGCAGGGCAACGTTACCTTGACGACAGTCAATTCAGCTGGCCAGGTGGTAGCAG GGGGTACAGTGTACCAGCCAATCACGGTAGTCACCCCTCAGGGACAGGTGGTGGGACAGGCTATCTCACCACAGACAATACGCATCAACAACACACAG CTCCAGGTGCAGCTGAACCAGGATCTGAGCAATTTCTTCACCCAGGAGGACAGCTCATCCAAAAGCAACAAGAGGGGCGTCCTTCCCAAATCAGCCACCAACATCATGCGCACCTGGCTGTTCCAGCATATAGGG CATCCCTATCCCACGGAAGATGAAAAGAAACAGCTTGCCATACAGACCAACCTGACCCTGCTGCAGGTCAACAACTG GTTTATTAATGCAAGGAGGCGGATCCTACAGCCCATGATGGACAGCAGTGCGTCAGACACGACCAAGAGCAGAAAGAGGACTCCCCAGAGCCGGCCCACCCAGCGTTTTTGGCCCATGGCCAACAACATGGACTCTGCGGATGTAGGGCAAGAGGTTGCCATGGATAACGATG TTACCATGGTTACGATGGGCATGAGCGTAGACGAGCTGCAGACGTTGACATCAGACAGTGCAACGCTGGCCATGCAGCAGGTGATGATGGGAGGACACAGCGAGGAGGAGGAAGGCGAGagcgaggaggaagaggaggatgaagacgAGGAGGATGAAATGGCTGGATTGGAGTGA
- the pknox1.2 gene encoding homeobox protein PKNOX1 isoform X1: MMEAQSASLDEYPEVDQVLVQMRVGAQADAESDPEQSLTEGGAGSPSAPQPQTPMDTDKQAIYRHPLFPLLALLFEKCEQSTQSSDCVSSASFNVDIENFVRSQKKEGKGFFCDDPDVDNLMVKAIQVLRIHLLELEKVSDLCKDFCSRYIACLRTKMNSETLLSAGDTDSPCSPVQIQTSSPLTGTLSPQGLVMSASALQQGNVTLTTVNSAGQVVAGMSPWHTTSTGGTVYQPITVVTPQGQVVGQAISPQTIRINNTQLQVQLNQDLSNFFTQEDSSSKSNKRGVLPKSATNIMRTWLFQHIGHPYPTEDEKKQLAIQTNLTLLQVNNWFINARRRILQPMMDSSASDTTKSRKRTPQSRPTQRFWPMANNMDSADVGQEVAMDNDVTMVTMGMSVDELQTLTSDSATLAMQQVMMGGHSEEEEGESEEEEEDEDEEDEMAGLE, from the exons ATGATGGAAGCCCAGTCGGCATCTCTAGATGAGTACCCAGAGGTGGATCAG GTCTTGGTGCAGATGCGGGTGGGAGCGCAGGCGGACGCAGAGAGCGATCCGGAGCAGAGCCTGACGGAGGGGGGAGCAGGCAGTCCCTCGGCCCCACAACCCCAGACGCCCATGGACACGGACAAGCAGGCCATCTACAG GCACCCTCTATTTCCGCTGCTAGCCTTGCTCTTTGAGAAGTGTGAGCAGTCGACTCAGAGCTCAGATTGCGTCAGCTCTGCCAGCTTCAACGTAGACATTGAGAACTTTGTCCGCAGCCAGAAGAAAGAGGGCAAGGGCTTCTTCTGCGATGACCCGGACGTTGACAACCTG ATGGTGAAGGCCATCCAGGTGCTTCGCATCCATCTGCTGGAGCTGGAGAAGGTTAGCGACCTGTGCAAGGACTTCTGTAGCCGCTACATTGCCTGCCTTCGCACAAAGATGAACAGCGAGACCCTGCTTAGTGCAGGAGATACTGATAGCCCATGTTCCCCAGTCCAGATTCAG ACTTCCAGCCCTCTCACAGGAACCCTCAGCCCCCAGGGCCTTGTGATGTCTGCCTCCGCCCTGCAGCAGGGCAACGTTACCTTGACGACAGTCAATTCAGCTGGCCAGGTGGTAGCAGGTATGTCTCCCTGGCATACCACCTCTACAG GGGGTACAGTGTACCAGCCAATCACGGTAGTCACCCCTCAGGGACAGGTGGTGGGACAGGCTATCTCACCACAGACAATACGCATCAACAACACACAG CTCCAGGTGCAGCTGAACCAGGATCTGAGCAATTTCTTCACCCAGGAGGACAGCTCATCCAAAAGCAACAAGAGGGGCGTCCTTCCCAAATCAGCCACCAACATCATGCGCACCTGGCTGTTCCAGCATATAGGG CATCCCTATCCCACGGAAGATGAAAAGAAACAGCTTGCCATACAGACCAACCTGACCCTGCTGCAGGTCAACAACTG GTTTATTAATGCAAGGAGGCGGATCCTACAGCCCATGATGGACAGCAGTGCGTCAGACACGACCAAGAGCAGAAAGAGGACTCCCCAGAGCCGGCCCACCCAGCGTTTTTGGCCCATGGCCAACAACATGGACTCTGCGGATGTAGGGCAAGAGGTTGCCATGGATAACGATG TTACCATGGTTACGATGGGCATGAGCGTAGACGAGCTGCAGACGTTGACATCAGACAGTGCAACGCTGGCCATGCAGCAGGTGATGATGGGAGGACACAGCGAGGAGGAGGAAGGCGAGagcgaggaggaagaggaggatgaagacgAGGAGGATGAAATGGCTGGATTGGAGTGA